In Bacillus weihaiensis, the genomic stretch TGATAGATGGAGTGAAGATATCGGCATTGGCAATATCATCAATTGAAATTAATGATAGATCGTTTGGGACATCAAGCTTAACTACTTTTATATAATGTAAGACTTCTAAAAACGATAATTCGTTAATAGCTAATAATGCGGTCGGAGGAGATTGTAGTGTAAAAAGCTTTCCAACTTTTTTACTTAAAAGACCTAATTCAGCTTCTACAATTAACTCTTTATCAAATGGTAGGTTAAATTGTTTGATTGCATTTTGATAACTTTGAAGTCTTTCTTGTCTGGTCGTAATATTTAGAGAAGGAGCATTTCCGACAATAGCAATTCGTTTATGATTATTCTCTACAAAATGTTTCATCGCAGCGAAAACAGCCTTCTCATTATCTAATAAAATAGCATCAGCATGAATATCACTAACGGTACGGTCAATGAAAATCACTGGGAATGCTTCATTAAGCATGAATTGATACAAATCTTTATTATGACCAGTGGGAAAAACGATTAAGCCATCTACTTGCTTGGCTCTTAACATGACAATGTAATTTCTTTCCTTTTCAGGATCATCGTCACTATTACATAGAATGATATGAAATCCGCGTTCTTGAAAATAGTCCTCAATCGAACGAATGACCTTAGTTGAAAACGTATGTAATATACTTGATAATACGACTCCAATGGTGGAGCTCTTTTTCTGCTTTAACGAACGGGCGACAATATTGGGTTGATAGTTCAACTCTTTAATCGCATGTTCAATTCTCTGTTTTGTTTCGTCACTCATATAGTTAAAACGATTATTCAAATATTGAGAAACTGTACTTTTCGATACTTTGGCTAAGTTTGCTACATCGGCAATAGAAGATTTTTTCATCATAAACCCCTTTAGTAAACCGGTTTAGTTAATGTAAATGGTAACGCTTACTACCCTATAGTGTCAATAGAAATTTCCCTTTTTTTCATCAGAGGATAATCCGTGTATCTACTTTCGTTCCAAAAAAAGGGGGGGAAATGGGAAGAAAAATTGAATTAGCCATATTCGGAATAAAAAATACACATGTATTTTTCTGTTGAATTATTAATAATTAGAATGAAACCGCTTTGATGATATATGTACGTAATGACTTGAGTACACCTCCCATTCATATCATAAAAAAACAAGAATAATATCTTAGGGAGGAATATTTTTTACAATCTATTAAAAACGAGACGAGATAGAAATTCAAATTCACTTAAGCTATGAAACACAAGGAATACCAAATTAGACTGTAGGTGAGGGGATCTTATGGATGTTGTAACAATTGGAGAATCAATGGTTGTCTTTACTCCAACTAGCGATGGATTTATGAGGAATGCATCGCAATTCACAAAAAAAATAGGTGGAGCAGAATCCAATGTTGCAGTTGGTCTGGCTAGGCTAGGGCATCAATCAGGATGGATGAGTAAATTAGGAGCTGACGAGTTTGGAAAGGCTATTTTAGCTTTTTTAAAGGGTGAAAATGTAGATGTTAGCCAAGTAACCTTTGATGATAAAGCACCAACAGGAATCTATTTCAAAGAACCAAGAAGACAAAATAGTACAAGAGTTTACTATTATCGAAAAGGGTCTGCTGCTAGTAAGCTAGCACCAAGTGATTTAAATGGTGACTATCTTATGAATACGAAATACCTTCATATCACAGGAATTACTCCAGCTTTAAGTGAGAGCTGTAGGGAGACCATTTTTGAAGCAATACGAATAGCAAAACAAAATGGGACGACCATTGTTTTTGATCCTAACTTAAGAACGAAGCTTTGGGATGAAGAGACTGCTAGAGAAACACTATTGAAGTTGGCTAAGGAAGCTGACATCGTCTTGCCAGGTGTTGCAGAAGGTGAATTTTTGTTTGGAGAAAGTGACCCTCAGAAACTAGGACAATTATTTTTAGACCATGGTGCATCAGTTGTTGTCATGAAGGTGGGAGCTGAAGGTGCTTATTATTTTACCAAAAAAGAGAGCGCTTTAATTCCTGGATTTCCAGTAAAGAATGTTGTAGATCCAGTAGGTGCAGGAGATGGCTTTGCGGCGGGCTTTTTATCGGGCTTACTAGACGAGCTTGAATTGGGCGAAGCAGTTGAGCGAGCGAATGCTGTAGGAGCACTTGTCACAATGGTTAATGGGGATGTCGATGGATTACCAGAAAGGGAAGAAGTAGAGCAATTACTATCTAAACATGGAGAAGATGTTGTTCGTTAAGGGGAGGATAAAATGAATCATATTGACATTATTAAAGAAACGGGTGTAGCTGCTGTTATTCGAGGCGCAACGACTGACAATATTATCGCCATTGCGGAAGCGCTAAAAGCAGGAGGAGTAAAGGTACTTGAAATCACAGTTGAAACGCCAGGTGCTTGTGCCGCCATTGAAAAAGCATCATCGGAGCTGAATGATGTATTAGTTGGAGCAGGAACAGTACTTGACCCTGAAACAGCACGAACGGCGATTATGGCCGGAGCTAAATTCATTTTCTCACCTACTACAAATCCGAAAACTATCGAAATGGCAAAAAGATATGGGGTAGCTAGTATACCTGGTGCGTTAACACCAACTGAAATTCTTACTGCTTTTGAAAACGGAGCGGATCTCATAAAAGTATTTCCAGCGAATGTATTCGGTCCAAGCTATATAAAAGACATTCATGGTCCACTTCCGCAGATTCCATTAATTACAACTGGTGGAATCTCAGTTGATAATGTTGGTGAATATATTAAAGCTGGGGCAGCAGGTGTTGGAGTGGGCAGTTCACTAGTAAATACGAAAAAAGAGTTAACACCTGAGTACTTGAATGAAATAACAGCAACAGCATCGACATTTATTGCTGCTGTTAAAGAAGCAAGAGGAAAATAAGAGATGTCAAAAGCAACCTATTCAACAAGGGTTGCTTTTTTTGAACTCATTACTTTTTTAAAGTGCATGGAAGAAAGTGTGTCTTGATAGGTAGGCTGGTGGTATTAATACATGAATTTTTCATTGTAAAAAACTAAATAGATACTAAACTAGAAAAAGTAAAAAGGGAATTTACGCACTTTATACACAGCTTTTAACATATATTCGGATAAAATGAGTACGTCTAAATTTCATAGTTGAAATGATTCGAGAAGTTAAGTAGTATCACTATTATATATTATAAAAAATGACCGAGGAGATCTAACATGTTCTTTATCATTATCATCCTCTTAGTGTTTTTGTTTGACTTTACTAAGATTAGAAATCAAAATAAGACGTTAATTGAGCAAAATAACAAAATAATTTCTTTATTGGAAGAGATAAAAAACAAATAAAGTCTCCTTGATGATCAATAATGTCGTGCAAATTGGCACCGAGGTTAGTGTAGATAATCTTACCACTACAGAGGAATATTCCCTAAAAGTAGGAGACAAAATGAAAATCAAAAAAGAGAAAAAGCGTTCTCTACGTAACGTTTTAAAAAATATGTTTACTGAATTACGGGATTCTATTTTTTTTGAAATAGCTTGGAATATGTTACTTTATATCCCAAGGGTACTCATAAGAGGATTTAAGGATTTATTTTAGTCTTTCACGTGCGGAGGATTTGTGATATGAGCGTAGCTAACCTCTTCTGAATAATAAAATACCCCAAAAGTTAGGTTTCTTTTACCTTTTGGGGCATAGTATTTCTCCGATTAGCTATAGGCACCCTCACATGTATTAGCAATTGGTTCATAATAGCAATGCTGTTTATATTGTCCTGTGAATGGCTGATTGTACCAAGTAGGTGGACACTCAGCATAAGGATTGAAGTACCAAAGTGCAAATTTAGATGGGTGTTCTCTCCAGAAATCTAAGTTTTGTTTGGCTAATTTTTTTTCAACGCCTCTTGCTCGTTGGTAGAAAACATTTCCTTTTTGGACGGCTTCAAATGAGTAGTTTCCTCCCTGGACCTGGTAAATGACCTGCGATACAGTTCTTAAATCTTTAAAGTCTAGACAATTTGCCTTAAGGCGATTCACGATAACATTTCCAACCATCAGCATTCCAAGCTTTCCTTCACCCTCGGCTTCTGCTCTCATCATTCTGGCCATCAACGAAACGTCACTATCCGTATATTTCACTCTTGGCATCTTTTTATCACCTCTTAAAAAATGTATGAAAAAAACCTACAAACATGTAGGCTTTCTGTAAATTTATCTTTTCATCTGACGGTTTTCTTTCTTGAATACCTTGGTTTGAAAAAGAAAATCGAAGATCTTCACACTGAGACTCCTGGAACATCCCGAGTGGAAAGAGTAAACGCTTATCTCAAGGACTATTTTTTAGCTTAACAATGTACGTTATCAAACCGGAAAGTGTCTTTGGTGAAAGTCCCTAAGGCTCTAAGTATTCAATTTATGAAATTCATTCATGTGGTAGCAAGGGTAAATTGTCCACATTAATTGGGATCCTCTCGAATGGGTAAGACAGTAGAATATTTAATTTCTCTTAAAGCTAAGCTTGTTTGAATTCGCGTGATTCCTAGTTTATTGAGTTTGCGAATAAATGCTTCTAATTCTCGCCGATCCTTGTTGATGACTTTAAGAAGATAATCATACTCGCCGGTAATGCATTGACATTCCAAGACTTCTGGTAAAGCCGATAGTTCTTTTTCTAATACCTGGAGCTTTTCTGTTTGGTGTATAGTTGTGCTAATAAAAATGAAGGACATTAAGTCAAAACCAAGAAGGTCTTGATTTAGAATAGCGACATGCTTATGAACATATCCCTCCTGTTCAAGGCGTTTGATGCGTGCATGTGTAGCAGGTGGAGACAAATTCACCCTTTTTGCTATGTCAGAGTTACTAATTTGATTGCCTTTTTGTAAAATATCCAAAATTTGAAGATCTACCTCATCGAGTATTTTGCTGCTTTGAGCGTTCACATACTCACTCCCTTACAATTCTTCTGTCCGTTCTCTTTAATCTATAGTTTAACGAAATTTTTAAAACTAAAATAGAGATTTTATTTATTTTATTTTGAATTTTTCCAAGAATGCGAAAGTTTATATTGTTAATTATGTGAAAGTGTTAAAATTATTTTTATCGACGATGATAGTTCGGATATCGTATTTAACAAAGGGGAGAGAAAGTTGACCTACAAATATTATGGTTTATTACTGTTAACCTGCTTATGCTGGGCAGGGAATTTTGTCGTGAGTAAGACGCTTGTTGAGCATGCCTCACCACTAACTTTAACCACGCTAAGATGGCTCATAGCTGCTGTATGTTTAGTTCCAATTGTTTGGTGGAAAGAAAAAAAGCTAGTACCTCCACGAAATGCGATTCTGCCTCTTTTTTTAATGGGCAGTACGGGTGTGGTTTTATTTAACCTCTTTCAGTTTTATGCTTTAGAACGAACAACAGCTACAAATGTAGGGTTAATTTCAACCTTAAATACAATCACCATTGCAGTCTGTTCTTTTTTCTTTTTAAAAGAGAAACTGAATCCACTACAAATGGTTGCAATGTTCTTTTCACTTTTTGGTGTGTTCCTTGTGCTTACAAAAGGAAGGCTCACAGACATTCTATTCTTTGACTTTAATACTGGAGATATGTGGATGGTGGCAGCTGTATGTATTTGGGGAATCTATACAATATGTAGCAAATGGGCCATGACTATGACATCAGGCTTAATGGCCATTTTGTATGCGTCGATCTTTGGATTGATGATTCTCCTCCCTTTAAATCTATCAAACTTTACAGTGACGAATGTTACACCTGCTTTTATAGGATCTCTCCTTTACACTGGCGTAATTTCAACCGTACTCTGTATGCTACTTTGGACGATTTGTGTTCAAAAATTAGGGGCGACTACATCAGGTGTGTTTCTAAATTTTAATCCTATCTTCACCGCAATCATGGCGTATATTCTTTTAGGTGAACAGATGACATGGGTTCAAATTATAGGGAGTATGATTGTCATAGCAGGGTGCTTTCTATTTACTTATTTTAAAGGGAGGGTCCTTACAAAACGAAAAATGGCACCTCCTTTACATGCTGGATAATAAAGGTTTTTCTCATATCATAGATAAGAAAAATCTAAATTGATGAGAGAGGTGGATCATGGTATATATAGAAACAGAGAGGGTAAGGCTCCGCGGTTGGAAAAAAGAGGACCTTGAACCCTTTGGTCAATTAAATGCAGATCAAGAGGTAATGAGATATTTCCCTTCTACGTTATCTCAACAAGAGACAAAGGCATTTCAACGGGTGATCCAAAAGGAATTTGATGAATATGGATATGGTTTATATGCTGTTGAGGAAAAGGACTCACAAGCATTTATTGGGTTTATAGGATTTCACCGTGCAACCTTTGAAGCAGATTTTACCCCTTGTATAGAAATTGGCTGGCGCTTAAAGAAAGAGGTGTGGGGAAAAGGCTATGCAACAGAGGGAGCGAGGGCGTGTTTAAAATTCGGCTTTGATGAACTAGGGTTTCAAGATGTGTATAGTTTTACAGCTGAACGGAATGAGCCATCTAAGAGGGTTATGAATAAGCTTGGCATGAGCTTTGTTAAGAGGTTTAATCATCCTCGAATGGAGAAAATCCATCCACTTAGTGAGCATGTTTTGTATCAACTATCATCTAAGAAATTCAAAGATGAATAAGTCGCATGGTTCTTTTAACTCCATGCGACTTTTTTCAATTATTTACTTTCTTCTACTACTTCTTTAATAACATTTGCTAATAGTTCAACAGAACGTGATTCTTCTTCTAGTGTATTTTCAACACCACCGAGATTTATAAGGAGTGTGTTTTCAAATACGTCTTGATTGTACGTATTTTCCGTTTCATTTCCTTCTTTTATCCATACGCCAGTTGATACTGTAGGATAGTGCTTTTCTAGCTTTTGATGGAGCAGCTCTGCTATTTTCCTATTTTCCTTATAATTTTTACTAAGTTTAGATACAACAAAAGTAATCTTGGCTGTATCTTTCCCGTTTACTTTAGTCGTTGTCATACTTCGTTTTTGCGCGCTTCTATGAAGATCAATCATGAGCTTAATCTCTTTATGTTGTTGAAGCGCCTCTTCCATAATGTTCCTTGAGATTGTATAAGAGTGGGAATAGCTTAATTCTTTTTCTTTAAGAATTTGTTGGATGTTTGTTGTATCCTGTAAAGCAGGAATATTTCTTCTTTCTAACGCTTTAACTAGTTGAAGACCAACTAATGTAATATTCTTTTCCTCATGTATAGCTTGGGCTGGATCTTGAATATTTAATAAGGGTGTAAAGGATTCTGTATTGTGAGTATGGTAAATAAAAATTTCAATAGGAGTATTTTGGTTAGAATTCATTAAACTACTTTGGTTTGTTTGGAGTGTGGTATTCATTTCTTTCGCACTTTTTGTCAAATACTGGAATCCACCAAAAAAAGCAATCCAAGAAAAGAGTAAGAGTGATGAGAGCGTGCCGACCAAATAAAAGCTGTATTTTTTTGTTTGCTTCTTTCTTGAATATTTTTCTGCTTCTTTATTAAGCTTTCTCCTTGTTTGTTGGACAAATTCATAACTAGGTGTTAGTTCATCGGAGTTTTTAATATTGTTAAATAGCTCATCTTCAATTCGCACCAGTAAATACCTCCTCACCTTGAATATGTAGTTTTCGCTTTAACTGCTGTATGGCTCTATAGTAGTCAATCTTCACTTTTCCTTCTTTACATCCAAGTATTTCTGCAGTTTCCTTAATGGTTAATTCATTAATACCACGTAAAATAACCACAGCTCTATAGCTTGGTTTTAAGTGTAGAATTGCTGTATAAAGCAGCTTTTTTTCTTCATTTTCCTGTACTTGTTCTTCAGGTAGCTTCTTGGACGAAGGTAATTGTTTAAAAAAGCTATCTTTAAAGATCGAGAGAAATTTCCTTCTTCTTAGCTGATCAATCGCTATATGCTTAGCTATTGACAAGATCCAGGTTTTTAAATGACATTCATTATTAAACGTGGAGTAACATTTTAGAACTCGAATGAAAACCTCTTGAGTTAAATCCTCCGCATCGTCCTTGTGCCCTGTAAAACAAATAAGAAATCTATAAACATCTAAATAATACTGCTCATAGATGTCTTCAATCCATACTTCCATCGCCGAAGACTTGGTCAATCGTATCCCCCCTATTTGTTTGTTCATCTATTAATCGCTTGAAAAGAAAAAAAGTTACAGGTTTTTAAAATCTTTTTACATCATCAGTAAATATATAGAGATAATTCTCTAAATGACAATTAATTACCTTTAGAAAATGTTTCTTTCGTTCTAGAAGAAAAAAGAGGTTTGATAGTCATTTAGTAGAATATGCTATTGTAGGAAAAAATTAAAGGTAAGGAGGGAGAGAAAATTGTAAACATCCAACAACAGACAAGGCAAAAGATAAAAATATTTTTATCGAAGGAGGATGTGTAAATGATTAACAGATTAGGACAGGTTATGTTGTACGTAAATGATCAAGACCAGTCAAAGGAGTTTTGGACAAAGGTTATTGGCTTTCAGGTAATCTCAGAGGTCAAGAACGAACAAGGAATGAGTTGGATTGAAATGGCCCCAACAAACGAGTCGGAAACAAG encodes the following:
- a CDS encoding sugar kinase, which codes for MDVVTIGESMVVFTPTSDGFMRNASQFTKKIGGAESNVAVGLARLGHQSGWMSKLGADEFGKAILAFLKGENVDVSQVTFDDKAPTGIYFKEPRRQNSTRVYYYRKGSAASKLAPSDLNGDYLMNTKYLHITGITPALSESCRETIFEAIRIAKQNGTTIVFDPNLRTKLWDEETARETLLKLAKEADIVLPGVAEGEFLFGESDPQKLGQLFLDHGASVVVMKVGAEGAYYFTKKESALIPGFPVKNVVDPVGAGDGFAAGFLSGLLDELELGEAVERANAVGALVTMVNGDVDGLPEREEVEQLLSKHGEDVVR
- a CDS encoding DMT family transporter — encoded protein: MTYKYYGLLLLTCLCWAGNFVVSKTLVEHASPLTLTTLRWLIAAVCLVPIVWWKEKKLVPPRNAILPLFLMGSTGVVLFNLFQFYALERTTATNVGLISTLNTITIAVCSFFFLKEKLNPLQMVAMFFSLFGVFLVLTKGRLTDILFFDFNTGDMWMVAAVCIWGIYTICSKWAMTMTSGLMAILYASIFGLMILLPLNLSNFTVTNVTPAFIGSLLYTGVISTVLCMLLWTICVQKLGATTSGVFLNFNPIFTAIMAYILLGEQMTWVQIIGSMIVIAGCFLFTYFKGRVLTKRKMAPPLHAG
- the spoIIP gene encoding stage II sporulation protein P yields the protein MRIEDELFNNIKNSDELTPSYEFVQQTRRKLNKEAEKYSRKKQTKKYSFYLVGTLSSLLLFSWIAFFGGFQYLTKSAKEMNTTLQTNQSSLMNSNQNTPIEIFIYHTHNTESFTPLLNIQDPAQAIHEEKNITLVGLQLVKALERRNIPALQDTTNIQQILKEKELSYSHSYTISRNIMEEALQQHKEIKLMIDLHRSAQKRSMTTTKVNGKDTAKITFVVSKLSKNYKENRKIAELLHQKLEKHYPTVSTGVWIKEGNETENTYNQDVFENTLLINLGGVENTLEEESRSVELLANVIKEVVEESK
- a CDS encoding cell wall hydrolase, translated to MPRVKYTDSDVSLMARMMRAEAEGEGKLGMLMVGNVIVNRLKANCLDFKDLRTVSQVIYQVQGGNYSFEAVQKGNVFYQRARGVEKKLAKQNLDFWREHPSKFALWYFNPYAECPPTWYNQPFTGQYKQHCYYEPIANTCEGAYS
- a CDS encoding RNA polymerase sigma factor gives rise to the protein MTKSSAMEVWIEDIYEQYYLDVYRFLICFTGHKDDAEDLTQEVFIRVLKCYSTFNNECHLKTWILSIAKHIAIDQLRRRKFLSIFKDSFFKQLPSSKKLPEEQVQENEEKKLLYTAILHLKPSYRAVVILRGINELTIKETAEILGCKEGKVKIDYYRAIQQLKRKLHIQGEEVFTGAN
- a CDS encoding bifunctional 4-hydroxy-2-oxoglutarate aldolase/2-dehydro-3-deoxy-phosphogluconate aldolase; translation: MNHIDIIKETGVAAVIRGATTDNIIAIAEALKAGGVKVLEITVETPGACAAIEKASSELNDVLVGAGTVLDPETARTAIMAGAKFIFSPTTNPKTIEMAKRYGVASIPGALTPTEILTAFENGADLIKVFPANVFGPSYIKDIHGPLPQIPLITTGGISVDNVGEYIKAGAAGVGVGSSLVNTKKELTPEYLNEITATASTFIAAVKEARGK
- a CDS encoding Lrp/AsnC family transcriptional regulator; this translates as MNAQSSKILDEVDLQILDILQKGNQISNSDIAKRVNLSPPATHARIKRLEQEGYVHKHVAILNQDLLGFDLMSFIFISTTIHQTEKLQVLEKELSALPEVLECQCITGEYDYLLKVINKDRRELEAFIRKLNKLGITRIQTSLALREIKYSTVLPIREDPN
- a CDS encoding LacI family DNA-binding transcriptional regulator, giving the protein MKKSSIADVANLAKVSKSTVSQYLNNRFNYMSDETKQRIEHAIKELNYQPNIVARSLKQKKSSTIGVVLSSILHTFSTKVIRSIEDYFQERGFHIILCNSDDDPEKERNYIVMLRAKQVDGLIVFPTGHNKDLYQFMLNEAFPVIFIDRTVSDIHADAILLDNEKAVFAAMKHFVENNHKRIAIVGNAPSLNITTRQERLQSYQNAIKQFNLPFDKELIVEAELGLLSKKVGKLFTLQSPPTALLAINELSFLEVLHYIKVVKLDVPNDLSLISIDDIANADIFTPSITTVSQPVYEMGEKAAELLYHRIMNKEKHIESQTFRFSPRLIIRESSAKNRKS
- a CDS encoding GNAT family N-acetyltransferase; this encodes MVYIETERVRLRGWKKEDLEPFGQLNADQEVMRYFPSTLSQQETKAFQRVIQKEFDEYGYGLYAVEEKDSQAFIGFIGFHRATFEADFTPCIEIGWRLKKEVWGKGYATEGARACLKFGFDELGFQDVYSFTAERNEPSKRVMNKLGMSFVKRFNHPRMEKIHPLSEHVLYQLSSKKFKDE